Proteins found in one Exiguobacterium sp. 9-2 genomic segment:
- a CDS encoding N-acetylglucosaminidase gives MTTRTIRPGRPVRRTSSLKGLLFFFLIGILLFFWLREEPKTVLSPPAPYTAERYEKGTINEQDFQTFAEAKEYAGQRGAVKRASDDRYVYLGGQGTGIVDDRGILSIHHDADLKKRLTYVASGTRVQLLQFGEQTSRVSVAGATGYVPTDRLRPFPAERVSNPSYYQTKGNRLLHYIVADGGLGGLIVAGEATNATSRTSKYVESKTLTRDLTKPTRLSAKQLDAFIKEQAPDSPLVGKGKVFKSVEKKYRVNAAYLLAHAIHESNYGRSEIAREKNNLFGVNATDSAPGEDATAYKSLTDSIEQTGRFIAKDYLDRDGRYFRGAYLGNKQKGMNVFYASDPFWSEKIAGILVKMNAF, from the coding sequence TTGACGACACGCACTATCCGTCCTGGTCGCCCCGTGCGCCGGACTAGCTCACTGAAAGGGTTACTCTTCTTTTTCCTCATCGGCATTCTCTTGTTCTTTTGGCTTCGTGAGGAACCGAAGACAGTTTTATCCCCACCGGCTCCTTATACAGCTGAGCGTTATGAGAAAGGTACAATCAACGAACAAGACTTCCAAACGTTCGCCGAGGCAAAGGAGTATGCGGGTCAGCGTGGTGCGGTAAAGCGCGCTTCCGATGACCGCTACGTCTATCTCGGTGGACAAGGTACCGGAATCGTCGATGATCGCGGTATTCTGTCGATTCATCATGACGCCGATTTAAAGAAACGGCTTACCTATGTCGCTTCCGGCACACGCGTCCAATTGCTTCAGTTCGGTGAACAGACGAGTCGCGTCAGCGTCGCAGGCGCAACTGGTTATGTTCCAACGGATCGCTTACGTCCGTTCCCGGCAGAACGTGTCTCGAATCCGTCGTACTATCAGACGAAGGGAAATCGACTCCTTCACTACATCGTTGCTGACGGTGGACTTGGTGGATTGATTGTCGCTGGTGAAGCGACGAACGCGACGTCTCGGACGAGCAAATACGTCGAATCGAAGACACTGACACGTGATTTGACGAAACCGACGCGCCTGAGTGCCAAACAACTCGATGCGTTCATCAAGGAGCAAGCGCCGGACAGCCCTTTGGTCGGGAAAGGAAAAGTCTTTAAGTCCGTTGAAAAGAAATACCGGGTCAACGCGGCCTACCTGCTTGCACACGCCATCCACGAATCCAACTATGGACGGTCTGAGATTGCCCGCGAAAAAAATAATCTATTCGGCGTCAATGCGACGGATTCTGCCCCGGGAGAAGATGCGACTGCTTATAAATCCTTGACGGATTCAATCGAGCAGACCGGCCGATTCATCGCAAAAGATTATCTCGATCGGGATGGTCGTTATTTCCGTGGGGCGTACCTCGGGAACAAACAAAAAGGCATGAACGTCTTTTACGCGTCAGACCCCTTCTGGAGTGAAAAAATCGCTGGTATCCTAGTGAAAATGAACGCCTTCTAA
- a CDS encoding aromatic acid exporter family protein, producing MQIGYRTLKTAVAAALAMWIAERLKLDYYVFAAIIAILSIQSTRKKTFRSSYERIMASLLAIVLGFILFEVIGYRPVTLLIYFILFLPSVQRLRLQDGFITSVVILTHLYTERQLNAHILLNESLLLGIGVGVGMLVNMYMPSLDLLIDDRREKIDQRIASLFYEVAAAIETGRVNHHALTLDETERLLHEGKDAALKRMGNAIGRRNDDEDYAYFRMREQQFELLRGIVHHAEELVLVVEEGKKVAAFFRTIGDNVRPEADAMVYILELEALLTRFRASALPVTREEFEVRSALLHMLQEAEQYLRLKQRYVNQKK from the coding sequence ATGCAAATCGGTTATCGAACGCTGAAGACGGCAGTCGCTGCCGCGCTCGCGATGTGGATTGCGGAGCGACTTAAGCTCGATTATTACGTCTTCGCTGCGATCATTGCGATCTTGAGTATCCAATCGACACGAAAGAAGACGTTTCGGTCGTCTTACGAACGGATCATGGCGTCATTACTTGCCATCGTACTTGGATTCATTCTGTTCGAAGTCATCGGTTATCGTCCGGTTACGTTATTGATCTATTTCATTTTATTCCTTCCATCCGTTCAACGCCTCCGACTTCAGGACGGTTTCATCACGAGTGTCGTCATACTGACACATTTGTATACGGAACGTCAGCTCAACGCACACATCCTGTTGAATGAATCCTTATTGCTCGGAATTGGTGTTGGTGTCGGAATGCTTGTCAACATGTACATGCCAAGTCTTGATTTGTTGATCGACGACCGACGGGAAAAAATTGATCAACGGATCGCGTCCTTATTCTATGAAGTCGCGGCCGCGATCGAGACAGGGCGAGTCAATCATCATGCGTTGACGCTTGACGAGACGGAACGTCTGTTACATGAGGGAAAAGATGCTGCCTTAAAACGTATGGGGAATGCGATCGGTCGACGTAATGACGATGAGGACTATGCCTATTTCCGGATGCGCGAACAACAATTCGAGCTCCTACGTGGCATCGTCCATCATGCGGAGGAACTTGTTCTCGTCGTCGAAGAAGGAAAAAAAGTCGCCGCCTTCTTTCGGACGATTGGCGACAATGTCCGACCTGAAGCCGACGCAATGGTATACATTTTAGAACTAGAAGCGCTATTGACGCGTTTTCGTGCCTCTGCCTTACCCGTCACGCGGGAGGAGTTCGAGGTTCGATCTGCCTTGTTGCATATGCTGCAGGAAGCAGAGCAATATTTGCGTCTCAAACAACGCTACGTCAATCAAAAGAAATAG
- a CDS encoding M20/M25/M40 family metallo-hydrolase → MVNEQRVLDTFLELVQIDSESKEEARICAHLKKTFEDLGCDVFEDDASSKTEHKGNNLIVTLPATKDGVDKIYFTSHMDTVFPGQGIKPIIEDGYVKTDGTTILGADDKTGLASLIELVHVLNETNQPHGKIQFVITVGEESGLVGAMVLDSSKIDADYGFALDSDGKVGDIITAAPTQAKVNAKIFGKTAHAGVAPEKGVSAITIASKAIAKMPLGRIDEETTANIGRFSGGGPSTNIVCDYVEIFAEARSLVAPKMEAQTEKMKAAFEEAAAELGGRAEVEVKVMYPGFKFEDGDQVVEVAKAAITQLGRTPRLLHSGGGSDANVIAGFGIPTVNLAVGYEDIHTTNEKMPIEELVKTAELCVTLVDYITNK, encoded by the coding sequence ATGGTCAATGAACAACGCGTATTGGATACGTTTTTAGAGCTTGTCCAGATCGATTCGGAATCAAAAGAGGAAGCACGGATTTGTGCTCACTTGAAAAAAACGTTTGAGGATCTCGGATGTGACGTTTTTGAGGATGACGCTTCGTCTAAGACGGAACACAAAGGAAATAACTTGATCGTCACGCTTCCGGCAACAAAAGACGGGGTCGATAAAATTTATTTCACTTCCCATATGGATACAGTATTCCCGGGTCAAGGAATCAAACCAATCATCGAGGACGGTTATGTCAAGACGGACGGCACGACGATTCTTGGAGCAGATGATAAAACGGGACTCGCTTCACTAATTGAACTCGTTCATGTACTCAATGAGACAAATCAACCACACGGAAAAATCCAGTTCGTCATTACAGTCGGTGAAGAATCTGGACTTGTTGGGGCGATGGTCCTTGATTCATCGAAAATTGATGCGGATTACGGTTTCGCACTCGATTCAGACGGAAAAGTAGGGGACATCATCACCGCTGCTCCAACCCAAGCAAAAGTCAATGCGAAGATTTTTGGAAAAACAGCTCACGCTGGTGTCGCACCAGAAAAAGGGGTCTCGGCGATTACGATTGCTTCAAAAGCCATCGCGAAGATGCCACTCGGTCGGATTGATGAAGAGACGACAGCTAACATCGGACGGTTCAGCGGTGGTGGTCCATCAACGAACATCGTTTGTGATTATGTAGAAATTTTCGCGGAAGCACGTTCACTTGTTGCTCCGAAGATGGAAGCGCAGACTGAGAAGATGAAAGCGGCATTTGAAGAAGCAGCGGCAGAACTCGGTGGTCGTGCCGAAGTGGAAGTCAAAGTCATGTACCCAGGCTTCAAGTTCGAAGATGGAGATCAAGTTGTCGAAGTCGCAAAAGCAGCCATCACACAACTTGGACGTACACCACGTCTCTTGCATTCTGGTGGCGGATCAGATGCCAATGTCATCGCTGGTTTCGGTATTCCAACGGTCAACTTGGCGGTCGGATATGAAGATATCCATACGACGAATGAGAAGATGCCAATCGAAGAACTCGTCAAAACAGCTGAACTTTGTGTGACGTTAGTCGATTACATCACGAACAAATAA
- the rnz gene encoding ribonuclease Z: protein MEFYFLGTGAGMPSKQRNVTSIALLHPKMTWLFDCGEATQHQILHSPIKPRKVNAIFITHLHGDHIFGLPGFISTRAALEGTTPLTIYGPTGIKEWMDATLRITGTYLRYPLQIVEVEDGQTYEQDGFRVTVRSLEHRFPAFGYRLEGPEERGALRVDALKALGVPSGPLYRRITLEETFEFDGTVYASSDFLESPKPGVKLAVLGDTMPCAASIELARDVDVLVHEATFADREVEHAGRFGHSTARQAAVIADTAQVKKLLLTHVSARYVDQEEVLEQEAREVFANSHLMFDHRVVPVKG, encoded by the coding sequence ATGGAATTTTATTTTTTAGGGACAGGAGCCGGTATGCCGTCAAAACAACGGAACGTTACTTCGATTGCCTTGTTACACCCCAAAATGACCTGGTTGTTCGATTGTGGAGAGGCGACGCAACATCAAATCTTACACAGTCCGATTAAACCACGAAAAGTCAACGCGATCTTCATCACCCATTTACATGGGGATCATATTTTTGGATTACCAGGATTTATCAGTACGCGAGCTGCCTTAGAAGGAACGACACCGCTAACGATCTATGGACCGACAGGGATTAAGGAATGGATGGACGCGACATTAAGGATTACAGGAACATATTTACGTTATCCACTCCAGATCGTTGAAGTCGAAGATGGTCAAACATACGAACAAGATGGTTTCCGCGTGACGGTGCGGTCACTTGAGCACCGTTTTCCGGCGTTCGGGTACCGCCTAGAAGGACCAGAAGAGCGTGGGGCATTGCGTGTCGATGCACTGAAGGCACTTGGAGTTCCTTCCGGTCCACTCTATCGCCGAATCACACTGGAAGAAACCTTTGAATTCGATGGCACGGTCTACGCATCGTCTGACTTTTTAGAATCTCCCAAACCAGGTGTCAAGCTAGCGGTTCTTGGCGATACGATGCCGTGCGCGGCGTCGATAGAGCTCGCGCGAGATGTCGATGTATTAGTCCATGAAGCGACGTTTGCCGATCGAGAAGTCGAACATGCGGGACGCTTCGGTCACTCGACTGCTCGACAGGCAGCTGTCATCGCGGATACGGCGCAGGTAAAAAAGCTCCTCTTGACGCACGTATCTGCGCGTTATGTCGATCAAGAAGAAGTACTGGAACAAGAGGCACGAGAAGTATTTGCAAACAGCCATCTCATGTTTGATCACCGGGTCGTCCCGGTCAAAGGGTAA
- a CDS encoding DUF4430 domain-containing protein yields MKKWLFAASIVLLAGCAEAKEEQQTASCETEVKVSVVDHVKDKTLFDKDVCLNKKDTALDALEDTTLDVVKTGKGEMAYVTAVDGIREKSAGAGSGWVFGVNGKPGEVGAGSYELKKGDRLEWRFEKDAMAYFE; encoded by the coding sequence ATGAAAAAATGGTTATTTGCTGCAAGTATCGTGTTACTTGCCGGTTGCGCAGAAGCAAAAGAGGAACAACAAACAGCGTCTTGTGAGACCGAAGTCAAGGTGTCGGTCGTGGATCACGTCAAGGATAAGACATTATTCGATAAAGACGTGTGTTTAAATAAAAAAGATACAGCACTGGATGCGCTTGAAGATACAACGCTTGATGTCGTTAAAACAGGTAAAGGTGAGATGGCATATGTAACGGCAGTCGATGGGATTCGTGAAAAGTCAGCTGGAGCAGGGAGTGGCTGGGTCTTCGGTGTCAACGGAAAACCCGGGGAAGTCGGTGCCGGGAGTTATGAACTGAAAAAAGGAGACCGTCTCGAATGGCGGTTTGAAAAAGATGCAATGGCTTATTTTGAGTAA
- a CDS encoding ATP-binding cassette domain-containing protein — protein sequence MPIMYTDNDREERLRHQAIEHDQSVLTPERLLHGRVRDLLATVSLFRAGELATLLGLEAFFEAESSELSAGEQQLVGLGHALSSSPKTLFLSEPFLFLDHVRRKRLMGLLEEIERRFGCQIHCSMTIQSDLSLTSESAETTGRFLNQIENVQHRYPLQTRYALVTGKLSFHQGERIAIVGANGSGKSTLLRLALGVERPLYGKVRRAGEMHYVPAHPMLAPLDDRSGSFTTQKKRLLDGIEWSKDSYYFDEPTAGLDDSARMDFVASWKQNPTNLIVMATHDPVLIRTAQRIIYLVHGEVAFDGPTKHFLQESRLFV from the coding sequence ATGCCTATCATGTATACCGACAACGATCGAGAAGAGCGACTGCGACATCAGGCAATCGAGCATGATCAATCAGTCTTGACACCAGAGCGCCTCCTACATGGACGTGTCCGGGACTTGCTTGCGACCGTCTCCTTGTTTCGAGCCGGAGAACTCGCGACCTTACTTGGCTTAGAAGCCTTTTTTGAAGCGGAGTCGAGTGAACTTTCGGCTGGGGAACAACAGCTCGTCGGACTCGGTCATGCCTTGTCTTCGTCACCGAAGACACTTTTTTTGTCGGAACCTTTTCTCTTTCTTGATCATGTCAGACGCAAGCGATTAATGGGATTGCTTGAAGAAATCGAACGACGGTTTGGTTGTCAGATCCATTGTTCGATGACGATCCAATCCGACCTCTCGCTGACGAGTGAATCGGCTGAAACAACTGGACGTTTCCTGAACCAAATCGAAAACGTTCAACATCGTTATCCGTTGCAGACACGCTATGCACTGGTGACAGGGAAATTGTCATTTCATCAAGGCGAACGGATTGCGATCGTCGGTGCGAACGGGAGTGGAAAGTCGACGCTACTACGTCTCGCACTCGGTGTCGAACGCCCGCTTTACGGAAAAGTTCGGCGGGCGGGAGAGATGCATTATGTACCAGCGCATCCGATGCTCGCACCATTAGACGATCGAAGCGGTAGTTTTACGACGCAAAAAAAACGTCTCTTGGACGGTATTGAATGGAGTAAAGACAGCTATTACTTTGATGAACCGACGGCTGGACTTGATGACAGCGCACGAATGGATTTTGTCGCATCGTGGAAGCAGAATCCAACGAATCTTATCGTTATGGCGACGCATGATCCAGTTCTAATTCGGACAGCACAGCGGATCATCTATCTCGTGCACGGAGAAGTGGCTTTCGATGGACCAACGAAGCACTTTTTACAAGAAAGTCGGTTGTTCGTATGA
- a CDS encoding ECF transporter S component yields MIVVTVLIVSLFLIMFERLQVTDQRLRFIAIMTAAAIVGRLLFSSLPNIQPATAIVLLVAVFVHPIAGAISGMLVVVLTSLFLGSGPFVLFQALAYATIASLGFIPFLRSRIVLTGYGFLAGFLYGWVSNLGFLVLTGFSWQAFLTLLVTGGTFDLLHGFSNAVFIWILFPIFLRILHSFDEKRGTV; encoded by the coding sequence ATGATCGTCGTAACGGTTCTGATCGTTTCTTTGTTCTTGATCATGTTTGAGAGACTTCAGGTGACAGATCAACGATTACGGTTCATCGCTATCATGACGGCAGCGGCAATCGTTGGACGTTTGTTGTTTTCCAGTTTGCCGAACATTCAGCCAGCAACGGCCATCGTCTTATTAGTAGCCGTCTTCGTTCATCCAATCGCCGGTGCTATCTCTGGGATGCTCGTCGTCGTATTGACGAGTTTATTTTTAGGAAGCGGTCCATTCGTCCTATTTCAGGCACTGGCGTATGCAACGATTGCCAGTCTAGGATTCATTCCGTTTCTTCGATCCCGAATCGTATTGACTGGATATGGATTTCTAGCTGGTTTCTTATATGGATGGGTGAGCAATCTCGGGTTCTTGGTATTGACGGGATTCTCGTGGCAAGCCTTTTTGACATTACTTGTGACCGGGGGAACGTTTGACTTACTTCATGGATTCAGTAACGCGGTATTCATCTGGATATTGTTTCCGATTTTTTTACGAATTTTGCATTCATTCGATGAAAAGAGGGGTACAGTATAG
- a CDS encoding SDR family NAD(P)-dependent oxidoreductase, which yields MLRKTALITGASGGIGLDLAVLAARDGFDCVLVARNEKKLKELQQVLEKRYQIKVYVFAADLSLSDSVDRLVQYLEEQELTVDLLFNNAGFATSGRFAEIDPTEDINSIQVNVVALTDLTKRLLPGMVERGFGRILNVASVAAFMPGPYMSVYYATKAYVLSFSEALATEVDGSGVSVTCLCPGPTDTNFFDRANITLPFKSMPSHLVAFAGYRGMLKGRRVVVPGVSNRAMVSLSRLLPRRLLTEVTGRIQNPARQQESSTEEDLLYANS from the coding sequence ATGTTACGAAAAACGGCACTGATTACCGGTGCATCGGGTGGAATCGGACTGGATCTCGCTGTTCTCGCGGCGCGAGATGGCTTCGATTGTGTACTCGTTGCCCGCAATGAGAAAAAATTGAAGGAGCTTCAACAGGTCCTTGAAAAACGCTATCAGATCAAAGTCTATGTATTCGCTGCTGATTTATCACTAAGCGACAGCGTTGATCGTCTCGTGCAATACTTAGAGGAACAAGAATTGACGGTCGATCTATTGTTCAATAATGCCGGCTTCGCCACGTCGGGACGCTTTGCGGAAATCGATCCAACAGAAGACATTAACTCGATCCAGGTCAACGTCGTCGCCTTGACGGATTTGACGAAACGTCTCTTACCAGGAATGGTTGAACGTGGCTTCGGACGCATCTTGAATGTCGCATCCGTTGCTGCCTTCATGCCAGGACCATACATGAGTGTCTACTATGCAACGAAAGCCTATGTCCTGTCGTTCTCGGAAGCACTTGCGACAGAAGTCGACGGCTCGGGTGTCAGTGTGACTTGTCTCTGCCCGGGACCGACCGATACGAACTTCTTCGACCGGGCGAACATCACGCTACCGTTCAAGAGTATGCCGTCACACCTCGTCGCATTCGCTGGGTACCGTGGCATGCTCAAAGGACGCCGCGTCGTCGTTCCAGGTGTAAGCAACCGGGCCATGGTTTCCTTGTCTCGTCTCCTGCCGCGTCGTCTCCTAACGGAAGTAACAGGACGAATCCAAAATCCTGCACGTCAGCAAGAATCCTCGACAGAAGAAGATCTCCTGTACGCGAATTCATGA
- a CDS encoding MDR family MFS transporter, whose translation MRKKVTVALLLATFLAAIEGTIVATATPVMASELNGAKLVSWIFAGFLLFMAVSTPIYGKMADLYGRKRVLLFGIGVFTVASLACGLAQSMEMLIVFRAVQGIGAGAVLPIAMTIIGDLYTYEERGKIQGVLSAVWGISGVAGPLVGGFLVESLSWRYIFLLNVPFALLSFFMIVVYYKETVRETERKIDYRGALLFALGMSAFLYGLLSGSESETFLRPIILASFFISFVLLFTFYRVEKKASDPLLPPAVIRHPVILVINLAVFFSAWVLVSMSAYIPIFAQGVLGKSPTEAGFMLMPLSLFWTLTAIIGGRTIGVASPRYRTMTGMGLLIVGTVILSLITRETSDVFIYLAVSLIGIGFGLSQPVFMVVLQTSVDWSLRGSATAVNSFLSTTGQTLGVAIFGTIFNLSILRSFSASDTLSGYAIDPFFQSSTAKTFGQDVQYAAELALSHGLRYVFIGGVLCAILAFVMTWRLPKVRPDDPRS comes from the coding sequence ATGAGGAAAAAAGTAACCGTCGCCTTGTTGCTCGCGACGTTTTTAGCCGCGATTGAGGGGACGATCGTTGCAACAGCAACACCTGTCATGGCGAGTGAATTGAACGGGGCGAAATTAGTCAGTTGGATCTTTGCTGGGTTCTTGTTGTTCATGGCGGTATCAACACCGATTTACGGCAAGATGGCAGATTTATATGGTCGAAAACGGGTTCTGTTATTCGGGATCGGCGTCTTCACCGTCGCTTCGTTAGCCTGTGGACTCGCTCAATCGATGGAGATGTTGATCGTTTTCCGCGCCGTTCAAGGAATCGGGGCAGGAGCTGTATTGCCGATCGCGATGACGATCATCGGTGATTTGTATACATATGAGGAGCGGGGGAAAATCCAAGGAGTGCTCAGCGCTGTCTGGGGAATCTCAGGTGTCGCTGGACCACTCGTCGGTGGATTCCTCGTCGAATCGCTTTCGTGGCGGTATATTTTCTTACTAAACGTACCGTTTGCCTTATTGTCGTTCTTCATGATCGTCGTTTACTACAAAGAGACGGTCCGTGAAACAGAGCGGAAAATCGATTACCGGGGTGCGTTATTGTTTGCGCTCGGGATGAGTGCGTTTCTGTACGGCTTATTATCGGGCAGTGAGTCGGAGACGTTCTTGCGGCCGATCATTCTAGCGAGCTTTTTCATTAGTTTCGTATTATTGTTCACGTTCTATCGGGTCGAGAAAAAGGCGAGCGATCCACTCTTGCCACCAGCAGTCATTCGCCATCCGGTCATTCTCGTGATCAACTTAGCGGTCTTCTTTTCCGCATGGGTACTCGTCTCGATGTCAGCGTATATTCCGATTTTTGCCCAAGGGGTACTCGGCAAGAGTCCGACCGAAGCTGGTTTCATGTTGATGCCACTGTCGCTTTTTTGGACGCTGACCGCCATTATCGGTGGACGGACGATTGGTGTCGCCTCACCCCGGTATCGGACGATGACAGGAATGGGACTGCTGATCGTCGGTACAGTGATTTTATCGTTGATCACGCGCGAAACAAGTGATGTTTTCATCTATCTTGCCGTTTCGCTGATCGGAATTGGTTTTGGTCTCTCACAACCCGTCTTCATGGTCGTCCTGCAGACTTCCGTCGATTGGTCACTTCGTGGCTCAGCGACGGCCGTCAACTCGTTCTTGAGTACGACGGGACAGACGCTCGGTGTTGCGATCTTCGGTACGATCTTCAACCTATCCATCCTTCGTTCGTTTTCAGCGTCGGACACGCTCTCAGGGTACGCGATTGATCCATTTTTCCAATCGAGTACGGCAAAAACGTTCGGACAGGATGTGCAGTATGCGGCAGAACTCGCGTTGTCGCATGGATTACGTTACGTCTTCATCGGTGGTGTTCTCTGTGCCATTCTCGCGTTTGTGATGACATGGCGTTTACCGAAAGTTCGACCTGACGATCCACGATCGTAA
- a CDS encoding DMT family transporter: MPYFTLFMALFFISTSAIFVKWAETPIEAVAFYRMLFSTLLLLPLIRLKELLQLSSSTIRHMLLSGILLAGHFWLWFLSLDYTTVASSTLFVTASPIFVLAGNALFFKQHPSRKALLFVAVALFGGGLVAYGDIAVGMRALIGDGLALLATILVAGYWLLGQHVRTSVSTNLYSFGVYAVASIVLLLLSLIQSTNLVAAFQQDWWLYILLAVFPTLLGHNLFNWALARVSASIVSITILGEAIWGMIFGYYLFNEKLTWIQITGAALLLIGIGLFLRRNERDIREQLAQRESATSQSSS, from the coding sequence ATGCCCTATTTTACGTTATTCATGGCTTTATTCTTTATTTCAACATCAGCAATCTTCGTCAAATGGGCGGAGACCCCGATCGAGGCTGTCGCCTTTTACCGCATGCTGTTCTCGACCTTATTGTTGCTCCCACTCATTCGCTTGAAGGAACTTTTGCAACTCAGTTCGTCGACGATTCGGCATATGCTATTAAGTGGCATTTTGCTCGCCGGGCATTTTTGGCTGTGGTTTCTCTCTCTTGATTATACGACAGTTGCGAGCTCAACGCTCTTCGTGACCGCAAGTCCGATTTTTGTCCTTGCCGGTAACGCGTTATTTTTCAAACAACACCCGTCGCGCAAGGCACTCCTGTTCGTCGCTGTCGCCTTGTTCGGTGGCGGTCTCGTCGCTTACGGAGATATCGCCGTCGGCATGCGCGCCTTGATCGGGGACGGTCTTGCCTTACTCGCAACGATTTTAGTCGCTGGTTACTGGTTGCTCGGTCAACACGTCCGCACAAGCGTTTCGACGAATCTCTATTCGTTCGGTGTCTATGCCGTGGCGTCGATCGTTCTGCTTTTATTATCGTTGATTCAATCAACGAATCTCGTCGCTGCGTTTCAACAGGATTGGTGGCTGTATATTCTTCTTGCCGTCTTCCCAACGCTACTCGGTCACAATTTATTCAACTGGGCGCTCGCTCGTGTCAGCGCTAGCATCGTCAGCATCACGATCCTTGGCGAAGCGATTTGGGGCATGATCTTTGGGTATTATCTGTTTAATGAGAAGTTAACATGGATTCAAATCACCGGTGCTGCTTTACTCTTGATTGGAATTGGATTGTTCCTCCGACGCAATGAACGTGATATTCGTGAACAGCTCGCCCAGCGTGAAAGTGCCACTAGTCAATCTTCCTCATGA